Part of the Kangiella geojedonensis genome is shown below.
TGAATAAGCTCGGTATGAATTTGGCATTCGAGTAGCTTTTAGTTTGCCATTTTCATCCCATCGCCTTAGTGTTTGTTTAGATACAGACAGCATCTCTGCTACTTCTGATAGAGAATAGTAGTTTTTCATACTAAAGTTACCCAACCTTATACATGGTTATTAATGATAAACGGTTTTGGATATGAATCAAGCTGAAAAAGACATTATTTTAGAAAAAGCACAAAAATGGTTTAAAAACAGTATTGCTAAAAACCATATAACAAATACTGAAAAGTTAAAAAATGCATCAGAATTTGACATAAACCCATTTCTAGCTGTTTACTTATCTAACTTTTTAACCGGAAAAGCAAAACCAGAAGGTATTGCAAAAGCTCTGGTTTATCCTCGCGCCTTAGGCACATCAATAACAACCTCTTTCGGGACGAATATACAAAGATTCACCAATGATGTTTTGTCCTCCTTTGGTAGTACTACCTCTGGTATTGATATAGAGTTCATAGATCAAATAAACAAAAATAAAATATACTGCCAACTAAAATCTGGGCCTAATACCATTAATAAAGATGATGTAGAAACTATAGCCGGTCATTTCACCAAAGTTATTAATCTAGGGCGCACTAACAATTTGCGAATCACACATAATGATATGGTTGTTGGCATAATATATGGCGACAGAGCTAGCCTAAATGGGCACTACAAACGAATTATCAATGATTACCATTACCCGATTTATATTGGCCAAGATTTTTGGCACAGACTAACCGGCGACGAAAACTTTTACACTGATCTAATTCATGCCATAGGTGAGGTTGCTGCGGAAGCAGATTATAACGAAGAATTAGAGGAGGTAATTAGTGAACTCGCTAATACGCCTGATGTTAGGAAATTATCAAAATAATTAGCGTAGCATTAGCCATAATCAAAAGTGAAATATATGACTCAGCGCTTAATCTTTTTAGTTACTCTTTTTACAAGTACTTTGCATGTTGCACATCCTGTGCCTGCTTCTGAGAACGGTGCTGGTATGTTTGCTGGACGGAATCCTTGGCCGGAGATTCGTAAGGAGCGGATTAATACGTTATTGCCTCGTGCGTTGGAGGCGGCGGAGGTCGATGCGTGGGTGATTTTGTGCCGAGAGAACAATAATGATCCTTTGGCGGATCATGTTGGTTGTGAGAATGCGGGTGCTCCGGCGGCTTATATGTTTTATCGTTTAAGCGATGAGAAAGGCGGTAGTGAGTTTCATTCGTTGGTCTTTTCGCCGTCGAGTGAGGCTACTGCACTTGCTGAGTTAGAGATTCATGACAAGGTTGTATCTGTGCCGAGAGGCGAGTCTGCGCTTGAGTATGCTTCAGAGTTTATTAAAAAGCAGGACTTTCGACGTATTGCAGTTAACTTTTCGCCAAACAATGCGCAAGCTGACGGGTTGAGTTATACGCAACGTCTGGCGCTAGAAGATGCTTTGGGAGATAAGTTTGCCCGACATCTAGTGTCTTCAGAAGAGATGGTATACGAGTGGTTAGCGATTAAGTTGCCGCAGGAAGTGGATATCATGCGCGAGGCGGCTCGGTTGACTGCTCAGTGGCAAATCGAGGCGTATAAGCAGATAGTTCCGGGTAAGACCACGGATGCTGATGTGGCGCGCTTTTTGAAAGCTAAGATGGCGGTACATGGCGTGACCGATGCTTGGGCGCCGGATCAAAACCCGAACGTGAACTCTGGGCCCGATCGTGGGCACTCACACGCGACTCATAAAGTTATTATGCCGGGAGACGTGATTCAGACGGACTTTGGGATTAAGGTTCATGGTCGCTGGGTCAGCGATATTCAGCGTTTTGCGTATGTGCTGAAACCGGGCGAAACAGAGCCTCCAGAGGATATTCAGCATTACTGGGAAAGCGCTCGCGCTGGTGGTCGTGCCGCCTTTGAGGCGATGAAGCCTGGCGTTCGTGGCATTGATGTTGACGCTGCGCAAAGCGTTTTGATGAAGCAAAATGGCTCGGAGCACGTGATGTGGAGTACGGGACATCCCGTGGGCTACGTGGCGCATGATACTGGGCCTAATTTGGGTGGTTCACGCGGCGCGACAGTAAGGCCAGCAGCGAAGA
Proteins encoded:
- a CDS encoding M24 family metallopeptidase; translated protein: MTQRLIFLVTLFTSTLHVAHPVPASENGAGMFAGRNPWPEIRKERINTLLPRALEAAEVDAWVILCRENNNDPLADHVGCENAGAPAAYMFYRLSDEKGGSEFHSLVFSPSSEATALAELEIHDKVVSVPRGESALEYASEFIKKQDFRRIAVNFSPNNAQADGLSYTQRLALEDALGDKFARHLVSSEEMVYEWLAIKLPQEVDIMREAARLTAQWQIEAYKQIVPGKTTDADVARFLKAKMAVHGVTDAWAPDQNPNVNSGPDRGHSHATHKVIMPGDVIQTDFGIKVHGRWVSDIQRFAYVLKPGETEPPEDIQHYWESARAGGRAAFEAMKPGVRGIDVDAAQSVLMKQNGSEHVMWSTGHPVGYVAHDTGPNLGGSRGATVRPAAKKKLKAGMVFAFDGFHAWKRDDGTSKTISVEEMAVITENGAEYLIPPQQELILIPSE
- a CDS encoding PmeII family type II restriction endonuclease is translated as MNQAEKDIILEKAQKWFKNSIAKNHITNTEKLKNASEFDINPFLAVYLSNFLTGKAKPEGIAKALVYPRALGTSITTSFGTNIQRFTNDVLSSFGSTTSGIDIEFIDQINKNKIYCQLKSGPNTINKDDVETIAGHFTKVINLGRTNNLRITHNDMVVGIIYGDRASLNGHYKRIINDYHYPIYIGQDFWHRLTGDENFYTDLIHAIGEVAAEADYNEELEEVISELANTPDVRKLSK